In the Arachis stenosperma cultivar V10309 chromosome 8, arast.V10309.gnm1.PFL2, whole genome shotgun sequence genome, TTTCCTTCCTTTTTGTATATCATAAACTTACATTCAATCACTTGTTTGTAGCACAAGTGCACAACACCATGGTTGTTTATTATAGCATCATCTATCATTATTGTGGCTTTCTTAGTTGATTTTTCATAATTTTGGGGTCTGATTGCTTTGACTTGGATATTTGGGATTTATTTATGAAGGTTTAAGTTCTTCACTTTATGTGCTGGTATCAGATTATCAGCTGAGTAAAATTGTTGGTAAAAAAATTGTAggtttaaaataatttgttggCTGAACTTACCCAAAAAGATGTTAGGTGAAACCTCTCATGGATACAAGTCACATTACATAATAATTCTATTCTTAAATGTCGTTTTACATGTGTTGTGTTTGTGTTTATGATCTTTGTTGAATTGTATTTTAGGAGATATGTTATTTGTACTTATTTTTGCCTTGTACTCTAAGCCAACACCCACACATTACTTTTATATCATTAGATGGAATGCGGAACCTATGTGGGATGTGCTCCATGCTCGATCTAATGGTGGAGGCATGTGTATTGAATTGgtgtatgatgatgaatgaatagATAACACATTTCTTATAATCTAGCCAGCATGGTGTCATATGTGTTTTTGCCTTGTATCTCTgtgcccccccccccccccctttttccCCCTCTTTTCTGGCGGAGCCAATTTAACCCTAAAGTTTTTAGTATCATTTGTGTAATTTAGTTGGTCTGAGCTTTGAAGTTTCATTTTCTCTTGCTGTTGTCTTGTATTGTAGTTTCTCGGATTGTAGCACAGAGTGAGAAGCGTGACATGCACATGCTTTTAGATGTGAATACAGAGATCTATCCAATGAACAAAAATGAAAGATTCTTGATGGCTCTGTCTCCTTCTCTTGTTTTAAACACCAAGGTAGGCTTTGTCTCCTCCTCTTGTTTTAAATACCAAGGTAGGCTTCGATCTCTTCTCACTTTATGGTTCTCTATTTTTTGCTTTACAGACAATATAAGCACAACTTTGTTATTTACTTAATAATTCATCAAGTTCTCAGTCTTTCACACAATGAAACTTTGTCTTAAGTTGAGCCTAAAGAAAACAGACTTGCGGTTGAACATAATCTATGGAGCTTTCTTCAGTTGGTGCTAGCTATCATGTCTTTATCTTGGTATTGGTGTTATTGGATTTGTAAATTAGATTAAATAACTCTTTCTGaaagtttgtttttttttttttttcattgtgtgGTTAGCACCATGGCCTTAGATGCCTAACTAAGGTAATTCAAATAGTTAAATTGAAAACATCAGAACCACGAGATATTTGTCCGGTTCTCTTCTATTTGTCTTAGTAACTTCTTGTTAGCAATATATTGATTATTGATTCAAGGATGTATCTCGTAAACTCTTTTGGTGGTATAGATGAAAGcctaaaaagaaaaagacattCGCCTTCTGCCTTCCATATTTCTTCTGCATGATTCGGGGAAAGAAAATCAGAACTGCTCCGTTGAAGGGGAGATTAATCATGGAACCACTGTGATCTAATCTTCATAGTTATTGAAGGATTTTATGGTCCATTAATTTATGGAGCGATAGAAAAATGGAATATAGCTTGATCCAGTATTGTTAACAATAGTCATATATCAAAATCATCTTTATTCTTTTGCAAAAATGAGTGACTAAGTAATTGGTTCTCGGTAGAGTGACTTTCATTTGTCTTGAAAGTATCTAATTTTGCCTTTCCATTCAATTGATTTTTTCTCAAGGATGGTCCAGTGCCAATTCAAGACAAGTTTGAGTACATCATGCATGGAAGGCTGTATAACATTACCAATGATGGAAGTTCAGAGGCAGACCTTGAAGTGTATGCAAATTTTCACTTACATTTTTACTTCTTGTTCCTTCTTGTCCCCATGTAAATATTGCATAGTGTTAACTCAAATTGAGTTCTATTGTCAAAGTTGAGCTTCTGCACTAGTAATTTATACATATGCTAGTATACTATTGTTTTGCTAAATATTTCAATAAACTATATGAGAATATAAGGGTATGCTTGTGAGTTTCAATTTCGGGGGAAAGGAACTGAAGGGAAGGGTCTGAAATGTAAAATGgattaaggtttagggtttagggtattggtgttaaattgtttttctttaaatttcaaacttttgttgttgttgttgagttTCTTTTTGGAATCTTTTGAACTCAGTGGCCTTTTCCTTTTAGTTGGTTGGATCTAACTGATTTGCTTTTGAGTTAATTCAGGGAGGTATATGCTTCTTTTGGTGGGCTGCAGATGATGCTAACAGGTCATGCTTCACATTGCGTCAAGTTTGCAGTTGATCAGAAATTGTTTATACTAATCAGGAAGATTGAAAGTTGAAACTCATGATGAATTTGATCAGGGATGAAAAGATACAATTTTGTTGCGGTTTTTCTCGTAGGAATTTATTTCAAAGGAATAGTTAGAGGTTGGGTTTTGTAACTTTTGTGCTTGGAATGTTTTATCTCTAAGTGATTTTGAGTTGCTTCAAAAGCAAATTTATTTTGAAGTTCTTGAGGTTTTTATCTAATCTATTATATCTAATGGAAGTACGAGAAGGGTTGGTGACCTGGAGTACAACTTTCTtgcttaaaatattttttactatatataattaatattttttatttctaatactTGAATTCAAAACCTCATTTGTGAGATAGATTGTGTGAAAGCGTTTAATTTTGTTACTAATCACCAAGATAATTTTGGATTTATTGATCCGTCGGTACTCAAAATAAGGATATCATGCATTGGAATTGGCGTGTTTCGTTTGATTATGATTGATGCAAACACGGTGATAGATGCCATGGTAAAGATGGCAATAAGGTTACAAATTCATTAAGTGGAGTTTTTCTCTTTGGAAAGAGTTTAAGAGTAATCTTAAACAGGATTGTCTTTCTATTTAAAaagttcttttatttttcttattttttctgtttatttaaGTCACAAGAAAACCTCataatcaaattataaattagATTTAAATCTGTCCCTATaatgatttaattttatatataaaatgttatttaataaaagaatcttaaaaattaatcttaaatCTAAATAATTGTAAATATATTATACATTTTAGTGTTTGAAAAATTCATTGCTTAATACATATGTTTAATAAACTTATATATTATTGTGCAAgaataaaatgcaaatataaatataatgtttcaataattaaaaataacatccgttttttcataaattatgatattatgtattttctaattattatagctaaataatattgaaaatataaattgttaaaaacaaaagtgatatataagtgacaaataataactaattgatAAACATAACtacatcaaaaataaaaaaagaaaacttaAAAACATTTATAAGAATATTATATGTTATAGTATTTTAGAAGTTTATCACTCAATATATAGTAAATAAATTGTTTAgcaaattacaataaaaaattatagtcatgagctaaatttttaaataattgtgCAAAATATTTGTACAGATAAAAGAGAAAAAGTGAGAGACATAAGATTATATTAGAGGAGATAAATAAGATGTGTGAAACGAATGTTGATATATATAGTAAATATGAATAgaagtgaaaataaaaaaggagaATGAATaagattttaattatatttattaaaaaaaataatattattactaAAGACATAGAATAACctacataaaaataaagaataaaagatATTAACAGGTAAAACTAAACACTacataagaaaaataaaaagtaatatgatgatagaaaaaattataaaatggCAATTTCGTTAAAATATTTATGTAATAATATTAGAAGTTGCCTAATATGTTAAGAGTTTATTGTATAAATGAAATATGGACACATTTTGGACATCACACTCGTTTGATATGCGTGTTTTTTATGTTCAAAACGTGtcttaataaaagataaaaaaaatttttccaaCACATTTAGACGCATCATATCAGACTTATTCTTAACTTTTAAgtacttttactttttaaataataataaatagtattttttattttataaatatatattattgaaaataggtaaagtatactttttgtttctgaagtttggcaaaatttttaaaaatatttttaaattttattttatttcaattttgttccataagttttcgatttgcatcaaatataccttTTACgactaaattttcaaaaaatttaaaaccaatGTAACAATAATATATGAAGATTATACTTAATTTGCTTGTATTGAGagttatttttatgaaattattattgaattagacttaaattttttaaaaaattgacggtcaaaaaaatacaaatcaaatttttttgagataaaactaaaataaaataaaattattttttttttaaaatttttgccgacaaaaaaatatactttaccggTTGAAAACTAACAACATTTTAATCGTAAGAAGatcaaaaagcaaaagaaccGAACCTAAGTAGCCCTCATCAAGAAAATTCTTGAATCAGAGAGCTGAGGAAACTGCGACAGCTTCAAGAGGAGAGACTTGCTTATTATAAAAAACCAGATCATTTCTAGCAATTCAAATTCTCCATTGAAGGAAGCTACAGAAACAAGACTCTGTTCATCCGTTGCTGCTTCCAACCACAATGGTTTGTTCCCTTCTTTTCTGTTCCTTTTTCTAAAGCAATTTAGtgtttcttttttgtttgtttatacTTTGAACACAGCACTAAGATGGCAAATTTAggtttttcctttttcaattggTTGCAGGCTACCCTTGCCGATTCTTTTCTTGCTGACCTCGATGAACTCTCTGATAACGAGGCTGAAATTCCGGTGAATACAATATTCTATTTCTTATAtctgaaataattttttttttttaatttaaggaTTGATGAACTatgtggtgcctcttctttcaGGAGGATAATGAGGTCGATGCAGCAGATATGGAAGAAGATATCGATGGGGACCTGGCTGACCTAGAGAATCTCAACTATGATGACTTGGATAGTGTTTCCAAGTTGCAGAAAACCCAGAGATACATTGATATTATGCAGGTTAGTTTGTATTCAATAGTTTCTGTTATTCTGCAGTTGCCGAATTGCCAGAATTGGAATATACGTTGCTACCTTTATATTGAATTCTTGATGCTTCTAAGCTTTTTGCTAATTGCAGCTGAAGCTATTGACTTCATACTTCCTCtactccccccccccccccccccccccttcccCCCTTGATTAAGTATACAAGGCTTGTAACTAGGGTTAACATTATTCTATCGTGGCAGAAAGTGGAAGAAGCCCTTCAAAAGGGTACAGATGTGTCAATTCAAGGAGTAGATCTAGAAGATGATCCTGAATACCAATTGATTGTTGAATGCAATGCCCTGTCGGTTGACATTGAGAATGAAATTGTGATTATCCACAATTTTATTCGTGATAAGTATCGCTTGAAATTTCCAGAGCTTGAGTCACTGGTTCATCACCCAATTGACTATGCTCGTGTTGTTAAGAAGATAGGAAATGAAATGGATCTTACTCTTGTTGATCTAGAAGGGCTGTTGCCTTCCGCAATTATCATGGTTGTCTCAGTTACAGCATCAACTACAACTGGCAAGCCTCTACCAGAAGATGTCCTCAGTAAGACAATTGAAGCATGTGATCGAGCTCTTGCTCTTGATTCAGCAAAGAAAAAAGTTCTTGACTTTGTCGAGAGTAGAATGGGGTATATTGCACCTAATCTTTCTACTATAGTTGGGAGTGCTGTTGCAGCTAAACTCATGGGGACAGCTGGTGGTCTAGTAGCTCTAGCAAAGATGCCTGCCTGCAACGTTCAGCTTCTAGGTGCCAAGAAAAAGAATCTTGCTGGGTTTTCCACTGCAACATCTCAGTTTCGTATAGGATACATTGAGCAAACAGAAATATTTCAGACTACTCCTCCTCCTCTTAGGATGCGAGCGTGCCGACTCCTGGCTGCAAAGTCTACACTTGCAGCACGAGTAGATTCAATACGTGGGGACCCATCTGGGAAAACTGGGAGGCTTTTCAAGGACGAGATCCACAAAAAAATTGAGAAGTGGCAGGAGCCCCCTCCTGCCAAGCAACCCAAACCACTTCCTGTTCCTGATTCCGAGCCTAAAAAGAAGAGAGGTGGTCGCCGCCTTAGGAAGATGAAAGAAAGGTTATAATAGTTATAAACTTGCCTATACTGAATTTTCAGGTTgctatgttttaattttttttcccttttatgTTGGATTCATGACCATACAATTCTTATGACAGGTATGCAGTAACAGACATGAGAAAGCTGGCCAACAGGATGCAGTTTGGTGTTCCTGAAGAGAGTTCTTTAggtaattttaacaaaattttacaTACACAGACAGCACAGTAATCCCGATATGATGTTTTTGCAATGCAGTATATTTGTTATTTGATGAATATGTCTGTCTATTATGCTGTATAATGTTTTTATAGTGATTGAACAGAGAGAATAAAAAGAGAATTAATCCAGGTTTAATTCCAAGTATAGTAAAAGCTTGAAATGAATACTGCTGTAGCCAAATAGTCCAGGGAATGTGACAAGAGCcataattagttaattacaaACCCAACCTAATCAATTTAGCATAATTACCATATACATGTATATATGTAGTGAATTCTATGATGGCTATTATTATGGTGGTTGTGGTGGCTATGAAATTTTGGCAACACTTAATTCTATGATGGCTATTATTAAGGTTGTATTTTTTACCATTTGGCAACacttctaattttaaaataaagaaaaaggtaAATGTCGTGATCAAATTAAAAAGTGTTGCCAAATAGTAAAAAAGTGTAACTTAATTTTAGCTACACTTTTTAAGagtagttaaattttttatggcCACCATATCCACCATAATACTATCGTGAAGAGGCCTTTTGGGTGACTAGAATGCAGAGAGGTGATTTTGTGGTGCACAATCTGCCACATTGCTATTTTTAATGGTAACACTTTTTAAGCTACAATTATTAGAAGTGTTAcctatatatacatatatagtaCAGAATGTAGTATAGAAGTCTCTGGAAATTTAGTATTGTCTGTTTATTTTGTTCTCTAAGTATTTTGACGTTTTAAAAATGATTTGTTGCTTTTGCATTATAGGGGATGGTCTAGGTGAGGGTTACGGAATGCTTGGTCAGGCTGGCAGTGGCAAGCTTCGTGTGTCAGTTGGGCCTAGCAAACTTGCTGCAAAAGTTGCTAAGAGGTTAGCCCTGATAGATCCTTCAATTTTATGCATGTAGTTATGTTTTAGTTATTTGATTGCTTTTTGTCACTAGACACTGGATCATCATTCTATTTATTTGACTGATCAACTATGTTTCTAAtggacttttttttatttattagattcAAGGAAAAGAATTATGGCAGCAGTGGTGCTACATCTGGTT is a window encoding:
- the LOC130944023 gene encoding DNA-directed RNA polymerases II and V subunit 8A-like, whose protein sequence is MSELLFDDVFKVENIDPDGKKYDKVSRIVAQSEKRDMHMLLDVNTEIYPMNKNERFLMALSPSLVLNTKDGPVPIQDKFEYIMHGRLYNITNDGSSEADLEVEVYASFGGLQMMLTGHASHCVKFAVDQKLFILIRKIES
- the LOC130945211 gene encoding U4/U6 small nuclear ribonucleoprotein Prp31 homolog; the encoded protein is MATLADSFLADLDELSDNEAEIPEDNEVDAADMEEDIDGDLADLENLNYDDLDSVSKLQKTQRYIDIMQKVEEALQKGTDVSIQGVDLEDDPEYQLIVECNALSVDIENEIVIIHNFIRDKYRLKFPELESLVHHPIDYARVVKKIGNEMDLTLVDLEGLLPSAIIMVVSVTASTTTGKPLPEDVLSKTIEACDRALALDSAKKKVLDFVESRMGYIAPNLSTIVGSAVAAKLMGTAGGLVALAKMPACNVQLLGAKKKNLAGFSTATSQFRIGYIEQTEIFQTTPPPLRMRACRLLAAKSTLAARVDSIRGDPSGKTGRLFKDEIHKKIEKWQEPPPAKQPKPLPVPDSEPKKKRGGRRLRKMKERYAVTDMRKLANRMQFGVPEESSLGDGLGEGYGMLGQAGSGKLRVSVGPSKLAAKVAKRFKEKNYGSSGATSGLTSSLAFTPVQGIELTNPQAHAHQLGSGTQSTYFSEIGVFSKIKRT